The bacterium genome segment GTCCACCCCGTGGGCCTCGAAACCGTGCAGCGCGGCGGCCTCCACCAGGTGCCCGCAGCCGCAGCCCACATCCAGCACCCGTCCGCTCCGGATACCCGAGACCCGCACCAGGCGCTCCACGTAGCGGGCCATGTTGCGACGGATCGAGGGCACCAGGGAATCCTTGACCGCCTCGTCGATCCGGCTGTTGCGGTACAGCTCGATGATCCGCTCCGGCTCGAACACCGGGTCGGAATAGACCATCCCGCAACCGTTGCAGCGTACGATCCGGTAGTGGTTGGCGCTCTCGGTCAGGTAGTCGAAATCGGCCTGGGCGTTCTCCAGGCGTTCCGGGTACAGCTCGCTCTTGTCGGCCGACCCGCAGAGCGGGCAATCCATGCGCCGCATCGGTGCGTCACTTCCCGCCTATGATGTGCTCTATCTCCGCCCGGCTCAGAATACGCGGCTCCGGGGTGAGGATGATTATGTCGCCGCGGTAGCCGCGCTGGTTGTACAGCTCACGGATGATCTCGCGGTAGAACATGGCCGCGGTCACGATCAGGGCATCCACCGGCTCGCGCTCCAGCATGTCCGGCGGGACGATCTTGAGCAGGCTGCCCGGCAGATACTTGCCCTGCTTGAACGCGTCCTTGTCGATCACGTACTTGATTTTCTGCGGGTTCATCCCGGTGAACGAGAACACGGTCACGCCCTTGGCTCCGGCGCCCCAGGCGCCCACACTCTTGCCCGCCGCGGCGAGCGAGGCCATCAGGGACTCGAACTTGCCGCCGAAAGCCTGGTACTCGCGGCTGAACCGGTCCTCCAGGCCGTTGCGGCTGCCCTGGTAGCAGACAAACACACCCACGTACTCGTCATCCGCGCCGTGGTAGACCTCGATCACATGGAAATTGTTGCGCTCCATGATCTTGGTCAGGGTGTTGGCCGTGAAGTAGCTCACCCGGTCGGGCAGGACATCGAAATAGCGCATGTCGAACAGGGTCTTGGTCCAGGAGGGCACATCCACCAGGCCAATCGCCCCGAAATTGAGCAGCTTGCCCATGCCGCGCAGGAAGCTGTTGGGGTTTTTCACCAGGTCCATGGCCTGCTTGCTCACAAAGGCG includes the following:
- a CDS encoding class I SAM-dependent methyltransferase, whose product is MECILCGSSDFERIFFLKNGPRYAQKLLADPQARGGERIDIPLYKCRACDMVQIDTGTLSHDQYFDDYLMTRTGTELYTVYEDDLAVKFFEKYNLRGKNVIEAGCGDGYFAAKLNELGARVEAIEPSATARAEAEKRGVKCYNLYLGDDTDKHLTKKYDAFVSKQAMDLVKNPNSFLRGMGKLLNFGAIGLVDVPSWTKTLFDMRYFDVLPDRVSYFTANTLTKIMERNNFHVIEVYHGADDEYVGVFVCYQGSRNGLEDRFSREYQAFGGKFESLMASLAAAGKSVGAWGAGAKGVTVFSFTGMNPQKIKYVIDKDAFKQGKYLPGSLLKIVPPDMLEREPVDALIVTAAMFYREIIRELYNQRGYRGDIIILTPEPRILSRAEIEHIIGGK